Sequence from the Nitrincola iocasae genome:
CCCAACGGCAGATACATCAGAAATAAGCGAATCAGACTGACTTTAAGCGCCAGCATCGGCTGATGCAGCGCATTAAATGCCGATGCGCTCAAGAAGGTAGTAGCCTGGAAACCAAAGCCCAACGGCACTATCAGAATCCACAAGCGGATAAGCCGGATCACTTCAGCATCATCACTGAACAGGGCCGCCAACGGCGCCGAAAAGAGCACCAGTAACAAGTAAATCAACACCTGCCAGCCCAAGGCAAAACGTATCGCCAATGCATAGGCTTTTTTAATCCGTTGCATCTGAGCGGCGCCGAAATTCTGACTGATAAACGGTGGCAAGCTCATCGACAAGGCCAGGCACACCAGCAAAGCCAAGGACTCAAGACGACTCCCCACACCAAAAGCCGCCACAGCTTCGGCACCGTGTCGGGCAACCATAGCCGTCAGCACCGCATTGGCAACCGGCGTGGTGATATTAGACAGCGCGGCGGGCACACTGATACTGAAAAGTTCACGCCAGTAGCGCAGCAGTGTTAGCAGTGATGGAAAGCGTAAGGTCAGCATATGTCGACGGTGATGCAACAGATGCAGTGCAATCAGCGTGGTGATACTCCAGGCAATGACGCTGGCAAGTGCAGCGCCCTGTATGCCCAAGGCTGGAAACGGACCCAGACCAAAAATCAGCAAAGGGTCCAGCAACAGGTTCAACAGCGAAGCCAGCAGCATAATCATGGCTGAACCCCGTACATCACCGGTTGCACGTAAAATACTGTTACACACCATGTTCAGCACCATGAACACTGAACCGGCGAACCAGATCTGCATATAAGCTCGAATTAGGGGTAGCAGTTCAGGTTCAGCTCCCATTAGCTTGAAAACGGGGTCAATAGCAAACTGCCCGGCAAAGCCCACCAGGATCAGCAGAAACGTAGTAATAAAAAGAATCGAGGTAGCCACCTGTGCAGCTGACCCGATATCACCCTGACCGATACGCCGTGCCAGGGTTGCAGACGTTCCGATTCCCAACCCAATCGCCAGGCTGATAACCACAAAAGAAACCGGAAAGGTAAAGGCCAACGCCGCCATCGGCAGAGTACCCAATTGTCCGACAAACCAGATATCGGCCAGATTGAACAGCATGATGCTGACAATCCCGAACATCATCGGGACGGTCATCTGCACCAATACGCTGCGCATAGGTCCATTTAAAAGATCAGGGGAGCGGTTCATTAACCAGGATAACCCAACAGAAAAATACGCTATTTTAGCATTTTAAAATGGCCAATGCAGTTTGTCTGTAACCTTTAAAATGCTAATCTTGCTCTCAACCAAGGAGCGTTAGCCACTATGTTGACTGTAGGATTAACTGGCGGAATCGGCAGCGGCAAGAGCGCTGCATCCAGACTGTTTGAGCAATTGGGAGTCGCCGTTATCGATGCTGATCAGGTGGCCCGGGATGTCGTCGAACCGGGTGAACCGGCACTCGTAGCAATTCAAACCGAATTCGGTGCTGAGGCACTGGATGATGCCGGTCAGTTGAATCGACGCTGGTTGCGTCAGCAGGTGTTTGATCATCCAGACAAACGTCGCTGGCTCGAAGCGCTGCTACACCCACTAATACGACGGCAAATCCTTAACTGGCTGGCATCTCACCAGCAGGATGATTATGTTATTTTATCCTCTCCCCTGCTGCTGGAAACCGATCAACATCAGCTAACACAAGCGGTGGTTGTGGTTGATTTGCCTGAAGATATTCAGCTAGAACGCAGTTGCCAACGCGATGGCATGACAGCCGCCGCCGCAAGTAAAATCATCGCCGCTCAAATGCCACGGCAGCAACGGGTGGAAAGCGCCGACTTTATTCTGGATAATAGCGGTAACCTGGCCAGCCTTGAAGCACAGGTGGCCCTGCTTCACCAACAGCTTAAATCCAGGGCTATTAATAAAAGCACATGAAGTACATGGAATATTATGACAAAACGTGAAGTACCCTGCCCACAATGTGGCAAACCTTCGCTTTATGCAGCGGAGAATCTTTCGCGCCCCTTTTGCAGTGAACGTTGTCGTTTAATCGATCTGGGTGAATGGGCCAGTGGAAGTTACCAGATACCGGTAGAACCCAGTCTGGATGACTTTTCATCGGCCGATATTGAACACCCGCCACTTCTACGTCATTAAATACTAGCCACAAGGAAGCCAAGGATGTTAAGTAAAGTTGTTATCCCCGTAGCCGGACTCGGGACCCGAGTTCTACCTGCCAGTAAAGCCGTACCCAAAGAAATGCTGACCGTGGTTGATAAACCGGTGATTCAGCATGTTGTCGAAGAAGCCATTGCCGCCGGCTTTACCGAGATCATTCTGGTAACTCGCAGCGGTAAACAAGCTATTGAAGATCATTTTGATCATCACTATGAGTTGGAAGCCGAACTAAGTCGTAAGGGCAAAACAGCGTTACTGGAAAGCATTCGTGACATTCTGCCTCCAGGTGTCGAAGTAATCAGTGTACGCCAGCCCAAAGCACTGGGACTGGGGCATGCGGTACTCTGCGCCGCGCCAGTAGTTGGCGATGATGATTTTGCGGTGATGTTACCGGATATGCTCATCGATAATGCCGGCCAGCAACGCGACATGTCCTCTATGGCAGCCGCCTGGAAAGCTTCCGGACTGGGACAGATCATGGTTGAGGGTGTGCCAGAAGATCAGGTACAGCGCTACGGTATCGTCGATTGTGCCGGAGTTTCTGTAAACCCAGGCCAAAGCGCCGATATTCGCGGTATGGTTGAAAAGCCAGATGTTGCTTCCGCCCCATCCAATCTCGCTATTGTCGGACGCTACATTCTGCCCGCACGTATTATGACCCTGCTCAAAGACACTCAGCCAGGCGCCGGTGACGAAATACAGTTAACCGATGCTCTGCAAACCCTGTTGTCGGAATCTGGCCTGCAGGCCTATTCCATGGCAGGCAAGCTGTTTGACTGTGGTAATAAGGCCGGGCTTTTACAAGCCAATGTTGCCTTCGGTCTACAACACCCTGAAACCGCTGATGCATTGCGCGCCTATATTGACACGCTCTAAATGCCAACCCGATCCCCTTACAGGGTCGGGTTCAGCTGATTGCATCCTTATGAAATGACTGATTTACTCGACCTTGTCATAATTTTATTACTGGTCGGAATTCCGCTCATTCTGTCCTTGGTCTGTTCAATTCATATTCTATTGACCAAGCGTGACAGCCGCGCCAGTATTGCCTGGATGGGATTAGTTTGGCTAGCTCCAGTATTAGGGGCATTTACCTACCTGCTGTTCGGAATCAACCGCCTGCATTCACGCGCCACTGAATGGAAAAAAAATCTGGCCGATCACCGCCGTGACAGCCTACAGCCCTTTCTACCGGATATGCTTGCGCAATGCGTACCGGAACCCATGCAAACTTTATCGCGATTGGCTGATAAGGTCTCTAACCAACCATTGCTGGCGGGCAATGCAATTACCCCCTTGTTCAATGGCGATGAAGCTTATCCACGCATGCTGGCCGCCATAGATGCAGCGGAACAGAGCATTACCCTTAGCACGTTTATTTTACGTAACGACCGACTGGGCAAACAATTTATAGATGCCTTAAGTCGTGCCGCCAAACGCCAGGTAGCCATTCGGTTGCTAGTGGATTACATGGGATTTCGCTATTCCTTCCCGACCCTAAAAAAACGCCTGCGTACCGCAGAACTGCACTATGCCGAGTTCATGCCACCCAACTGGCCACGCACTATGCCTTTTCTTAACCTGCGCAACCACCGCAAGCTACTGATTATAGATGGTCGTATTGGTTTTACCGGCGGCATGAACATCAGTGATCATCACTGTCGCAACAAGCGCCAGTGCGTTCCCATTGAAGACATTCACTTTGTGGTTGAAGGTCCAGTCGTCACTGAACTGCAAACTATTTTTACAGAAGACTGGTACTCAAGCACGGGAGAAAAGCTGGAAGGGCACCCTTGGTTCAGCCCACCCGAAACACCCGGCAGTACCCTGGCTCGCGCCATTGCTGATGGGCCGGATGACCGCTTCAATACCCTGCGACAACTGATGTTAGGTGCCATAGGATCAGCACAAACCCGGATACGCATCATGACACCCTACTTTGTTCCCGATGCCAGCCTGGAAGAAGCCCTGATTACCGCTTCACTACGGGGCATTCAAATCCAGCTGCTGTTACCCGGGCGCAACAACCTGAAACTGGTTGATTGGGCCTGCCGCCACCATCTACTGGAGCTGGTGCGCCAGGGTGTTGAAGTCAGGTTCGGACCGGAGCGTTTCATTCATTCTAAATTGTTTATGCTGGATGAAAGCTGGACATTGTTCGGTTCCGCTAATTGGGATAACCGCAGTCTGGTGCTGAATTTTGAGTGTAATGTGGAGTGTTATGATGACTGGCTGACACAGCAGTTGAATCAGCATTTTGATACCCAGTTTGCCCAAGCTATACCTGTGACACTGAGCGAACTGCAACAGCAGTCACTTCCGGTACGCTTACGAAATGCGGCAGCGGGATTGTTGTCGCCATATCTTTAAGTAAAGGGGTCAGTACCCTTTTGGTGATTCCATGCAGGATAGTGATGAGGGTTAGTGCCACGCTGGGGTGGTGGTATCGCTTTGATGTGACACGCTTTTCGTCATCCATGACCGCTCGACTGGCGCCCTGACCGCCATGGACGGCGGGAATGCCGAAAATGCAGGAGCATTTTTCGGCCATGGCGCCAGTCGGTCCCACCAAAGCGATACCACCACCCCCGCCGAAAGCCTGTACCAATCCAAATATTGGAAGGAGTGGAACAGCATGGCAAGGATTTTCCAAACACTCCGTTTTTAAGCCAACTTGATGCTGGCACCCAAGTGGTGTGGGCTGATGGGATCGGATATGGCTGACCCTGTGCGCCAGGGAAGGCGCACTGGAGCCCCCATGGATGGGTTCATGGCGTGTCAGACAGATCCGATCCCATTAGCCCTATGACCTACAGAGGTCAAATAATCCACAGAGGCCCCCATCAAGCCGAAATGAACACGATATTATGCGCTCTTGGCGATAATCTCTTTCCACTTGGCCGGGCCGGTGTTGTGAACGGATTCGCCTTTTACATCGACAGCCACGGTTACTGGCATATCCTTGACTTCAAACTCATAGATAGCTTCCATACCCAGTTCCGGGAAAGCCAGGACTTTGGCACCGACTATCGCTTTGGATACCAGGTAGGCTGCACCGCCTACGGCCATCAGATACACCGCTTTGCTATCTTTGATGGCTTCAATGGCAACTGGGCCACGCTCGGATTTACCGATCATACCTAGCAGACCAGTGGTCTCCAGTATCTGACGAGTGAACTTATCCATACGGGTTGAGGTCGTTGGACCAGCGGGGCCTACAACTTCATCACGGACCGGATCAACCGGACCGACGTAGTAGATAAAGCGCCCTTTGAGGTCAACTGGCAGGGTCTCGCCGTTGTTGAGCATTTCCACCATTTTCTTGTGGGCGGCGTCACGGCCAGTGAGCATTTTGCCATTCAGCAGAACAGTTTCACCGACCTGCCACTGAGCCACTTCTTCCGGGGTGATCTCGTCCAGATTAACACGACGGGTATTGCTGCCCACTTCAAAGGTGACTTCGGGCCAGTCTTCCAGGCTCGGTGGTGTCAACTCGGCTGGACCTGTTCCATCCAGGGTAAAATGTGCATGACGCGTAGCCGCACAGTTTGGAATCATACACACAGGCAGAGAGGCCGCATGGGTTGGGTAATCCATGATCTTGATATCCAGTACAGTCGTCAGACCACCCAGACCCTGGGCACCGATACCCAGTGCATTGACCTTATCCATAATCTCCAGGCGCAGCTCTTCAACACGGTTCTGCGGACCACGTTCACGGATTTCATGAATATCGATAGGGTCCATCAGCGACTCTTTCGCCATTACAGCCGCTTTTTCGGCCGTTCCACCGATACCTATGCCCAGCATGCCCGGCGGACACCAGCCAGCACCCATGGTGGGTACGGTTTTGACAATCCAGTCTACGATACTGTCTGACGGATTCAGCATCGCCATCTTGGATTTATTTTCAGAGCCACCGCCTTTCGCGGCGACATGTACCTCGACTTCATCTCCTTCGACTATCTCATAATGGATAACCGCCGGGGTGTTGTCTTTAGTGTTCTGACGCTTGCCCGCCGGATCAGCCAAAATGGAGGCACGTAACACATTGTCCGGATTCAGGTAAGCACGGCGGACACCTTCATTGACCATGTCAGTCACGCTCATCTGCGCATCCCACTGAACATTCATGCCGACTTTCAGGAACACAGTGACAATGCCGGTATCCTGACAGATCGGACGCTTACCTTCAGCACACATGCGTGAGTTAATCAGAATCTGTGCCATGGCATCTTTGGCCGCCGGATTTTCTTCCCGAAGATAGGCTTCATGTACCGCTTTGACAAAATCAATCGGATGATAATAGGAGATAAACTGTAGCGCATCAGCAATGCTGCTAATGAAATCATCTTGGCGAATTACGCTCATGGGAACTTCTCCGGTCAGGCATTTTTCAATTAATTGACAGGCAGATGTGCAACTGGGTCGACATCCGAAAACGGGCATTATACCTAAAACCTGACGTTATTCCCGTCAGGTTTTAGTCGTAGTGCTACTGGTCGTGAAAAGAGGACACTCAGCTAAGCTTAAACTGCTGAACGTGTTGTTGCAGGCTGGCTGACAGACGCGCCAGTTCCTGACTGGCTGAGGTCACCTGATTCGCCGCTGTTGCAGTTTCATCAATCGCCTGGGTGATGTTAGTAATATTCTGATTGATCTCTTCAGCTACCGAGGATTGTTCTTCAGCCGCTGTAGCGATCTGCGCATTCATATCATTAATCGCGGTCACAGACGCATTGATGGCGTTGAGTGCTTCTCCGGCATTGTTCGCCTGTTTCACGGTTTGCATGCTTTGCTGCTTGCCCTGCTGCATCTGTTTAGCAGCCTGAGCAGAACCTTCCTGCACCCGGTTGATGCGCGCCTGAATATCACCGGTTGACGCCTGGGTGCGACTGGCCAGTGAACGAACTTCATCAGCCACCACGGCAAAGCCACGACCTTGATCTCCGGCACGGGCCGCTTCAATCGCTGCATTTAGAGCCAGCAAGTTAGTTTGTTCAGCAATTTCCTGAATCACATTCAACACCGAGCCAATCTCATCACTGTCTTTAACCAGTTGAGTCATGCTATTGGCTGATTTTTCAATTTCGGCGGCCAATTGATTAATCACCTGGACCACCTGCGTCACCACCTCCATGCCATTTTTGGTTTCAGCATGTGCTGACTGCGCTGCGCTGGAAGCTGAAGAGGCATTTTTGGCAACATCCATCACCGTGGCTGCCATCTCATTCATCGCAGTGGCAACCTGAGTAATCTCCATCTGCTGTAGCTGCACCTGGGTATTGGTCTGGCTACTGGAAGCAGACAGCTCTTCTGCCGCCGCAGACACCTGCACTGAAGCATCAGAGATTTGTTTCATTAGACTCTTCAGTGTATTAACCATATCGTTAAATGAGGCTAACAAGCTGTCTTTACCAGCAGAAGAGGCGTCGATTTTCACTGTCAGATCACCATCAGCGACCTGACGCACCACCTGTTGCACATAAGCTGGCTCACCACCCAGCTGTCCCATGACCCGACGGGTGATCAGAATACCCGCGGCCAGTGCAACGAGAAAACCGACAACTACAACAGTTATCGTAATCACCATATTCAACTCGGCTTCAGCAATCGCGTCAATAACAGTATCTTCTGAAATCTGTAAATTACGATTAATTAACTCTTCCAGTTGCTGGTTCATGGTCGTTGATATAGGAATTAAGGCTTCATAAAGTCGTTCAAACTCGGCATAAGCCTGCTGATAGGCATCGGCAGATCCTGCCTGACTCATACGTAGTACGGCGGCATCCATCCGCATCGCAGCTTCACGCCAGTTACGTATCGCACTGAGCAGGCGCTGATACATCGCTTCACCCTGCTGAGTCCTGGGGATAGCATCGTAGTCCGCCATAACCTCATCCAAATACTTCCATGATGCATCGCGCTGATTCAATAGATCAGTTAACTCTCGCCCGGCATTTACCGTCCATTCATTCTGCAACATCATACTCAGCGTTTGAGATCGCGTTTCAATGCGCTTTTCGTTTATATCTCCAAGCATGTGCACTGCAGGCAAACGCACTTCACCCAGGTTAACCACATCAGCCTTCATACGAGAAGCCGCAATGATGCTGAGCAAACCCACCAGCAGAAGAATCACCGCAACTACAGAAAAACCCGCCGTCAGCAACACACTTAATTTCATATTTCGCATAAGACTCTCTCTTTAAGGGTATTCACTTATATAATATTAAAGAAATCATCATAGTAATAGATTATTAGCAATAACAAGTAACTACCCTAATTAAATAAGCTCTACTGGAACAACAGCACGCTAAAAAACAAGCTAGAAAACCAGTTATTGCCAGTGCTTTACGTTGCATCACTGGGCTGAGAAGGTCCACCGCGCTGCTACTTAGGATAAAAGAGAACCTGTGTCTTAACTTCCAAAGGAAAACCCTC
This genomic interval carries:
- a CDS encoding MATE family efflux transporter, with translation MNRSPDLLNGPMRSVLVQMTVPMMFGIVSIMLFNLADIWFVGQLGTLPMAALAFTFPVSFVVISLAIGLGIGTSATLARRIGQGDIGSAAQVATSILFITTFLLILVGFAGQFAIDPVFKLMGAEPELLPLIRAYMQIWFAGSVFMVLNMVCNSILRATGDVRGSAMIMLLASLLNLLLDPLLIFGLGPFPALGIQGAALASVIAWSITTLIALHLLHHRRHMLTLRFPSLLTLLRYWRELFSISVPAALSNITTPVANAVLTAMVARHGAEAVAAFGVGSRLESLALLVCLALSMSLPPFISQNFGAAQMQRIKKAYALAIRFALGWQVLIYLLLVLFSAPLAALFSDDAEVIRLIRLWILIVPLGFGFQATTFLSASAFNALHQPMLALKVSLIRLFLMYLPLGWLGNQLFGLEGLFSALVLANLLTAIIAWMWMRQKLTGLLQIGA
- the coaE gene encoding dephospho-CoA kinase (Dephospho-CoA kinase (CoaE) performs the final step in coenzyme A biosynthesis.) — its product is MLTVGLTGGIGSGKSAASRLFEQLGVAVIDADQVARDVVEPGEPALVAIQTEFGAEALDDAGQLNRRWLRQQVFDHPDKRRWLEALLHPLIRRQILNWLASHQQDDYVILSSPLLLETDQHQLTQAVVVVDLPEDIQLERSCQRDGMTAAAASKIIAAQMPRQQRVESADFILDNSGNLASLEAQVALLHQQLKSRAINKST
- a CDS encoding DNA gyrase inhibitor YacG, with translation MTKREVPCPQCGKPSLYAAENLSRPFCSERCRLIDLGEWASGSYQIPVEPSLDDFSSADIEHPPLLRH
- the galU gene encoding UTP--glucose-1-phosphate uridylyltransferase GalU, producing MLSKVVIPVAGLGTRVLPASKAVPKEMLTVVDKPVIQHVVEEAIAAGFTEIILVTRSGKQAIEDHFDHHYELEAELSRKGKTALLESIRDILPPGVEVISVRQPKALGLGHAVLCAAPVVGDDDFAVMLPDMLIDNAGQQRDMSSMAAAWKASGLGQIMVEGVPEDQVQRYGIVDCAGVSVNPGQSADIRGMVEKPDVASAPSNLAIVGRYILPARIMTLLKDTQPGAGDEIQLTDALQTLLSESGLQAYSMAGKLFDCGNKAGLLQANVAFGLQHPETADALRAYIDTL
- the cls gene encoding cardiolipin synthase; this translates as MTDLLDLVIILLLVGIPLILSLVCSIHILLTKRDSRASIAWMGLVWLAPVLGAFTYLLFGINRLHSRATEWKKNLADHRRDSLQPFLPDMLAQCVPEPMQTLSRLADKVSNQPLLAGNAITPLFNGDEAYPRMLAAIDAAEQSITLSTFILRNDRLGKQFIDALSRAAKRQVAIRLLVDYMGFRYSFPTLKKRLRTAELHYAEFMPPNWPRTMPFLNLRNHRKLLIIDGRIGFTGGMNISDHHCRNKRQCVPIEDIHFVVEGPVVTELQTIFTEDWYSSTGEKLEGHPWFSPPETPGSTLARAIADGPDDRFNTLRQLMLGAIGSAQTRIRIMTPYFVPDASLEEALITASLRGIQIQLLLPGRNNLKLVDWACRHHLLELVRQGVEVRFGPERFIHSKLFMLDESWTLFGSANWDNRSLVLNFECNVECYDDWLTQQLNQHFDTQFAQAIPVTLSELQQQSLPVRLRNAAAGLLSPYL
- a CDS encoding fumarate hydratase — its product is MSVIRQDDFISSIADALQFISYYHPIDFVKAVHEAYLREENPAAKDAMAQILINSRMCAEGKRPICQDTGIVTVFLKVGMNVQWDAQMSVTDMVNEGVRRAYLNPDNVLRASILADPAGKRQNTKDNTPAVIHYEIVEGDEVEVHVAAKGGGSENKSKMAMLNPSDSIVDWIVKTVPTMGAGWCPPGMLGIGIGGTAEKAAVMAKESLMDPIDIHEIRERGPQNRVEELRLEIMDKVNALGIGAQGLGGLTTVLDIKIMDYPTHAASLPVCMIPNCAATRHAHFTLDGTGPAELTPPSLEDWPEVTFEVGSNTRRVNLDEITPEEVAQWQVGETVLLNGKMLTGRDAAHKKMVEMLNNGETLPVDLKGRFIYYVGPVDPVRDEVVGPAGPTTSTRMDKFTRQILETTGLLGMIGKSERGPVAIEAIKDSKAVYLMAVGGAAYLVSKAIVGAKVLAFPELGMEAIYEFEVKDMPVTVAVDVKGESVHNTGPAKWKEIIAKSA
- a CDS encoding methyl-accepting chemotaxis protein, with the protein product MRNMKLSVLLTAGFSVVAVILLLVGLLSIIAASRMKADVVNLGEVRLPAVHMLGDINEKRIETRSQTLSMMLQNEWTVNAGRELTDLLNQRDASWKYLDEVMADYDAIPRTQQGEAMYQRLLSAIRNWREAAMRMDAAVLRMSQAGSADAYQQAYAEFERLYEALIPISTTMNQQLEELINRNLQISEDTVIDAIAEAELNMVITITVVVVGFLVALAAGILITRRVMGQLGGEPAYVQQVVRQVADGDLTVKIDASSAGKDSLLASFNDMVNTLKSLMKQISDASVQVSAAAEELSASSSQTNTQVQLQQMEITQVATAMNEMAATVMDVAKNASSASSAAQSAHAETKNGMEVVTQVVQVINQLAAEIEKSANSMTQLVKDSDEIGSVLNVIQEIAEQTNLLALNAAIEAARAGDQGRGFAVVADEVRSLASRTQASTGDIQARINRVQEGSAQAAKQMQQGKQQSMQTVKQANNAGEALNAINASVTAINDMNAQIATAAEEQSSVAEEINQNITNITQAIDETATAANQVTSASQELARLSASLQQHVQQFKLS